From the genome of Candidatus Delongbacteria bacterium, one region includes:
- a CDS encoding DUF721 domain-containing protein encodes MNGKNPALPGWRPAQAPGQPSSGWTRPWRARSLEQVLDGLTGAGLREDRLLVRIDELWSDLVGAQISGLTRVEELAGGELRVRVSHPVWRTELGGLAEEIRERLLERLARDGVSGAETVLRRLRFV; translated from the coding sequence TTGAACGGCAAGAATCCCGCGCTGCCCGGCTGGCGCCCCGCCCAGGCGCCCGGCCAGCCCTCCAGTGGCTGGACCCGCCCCTGGCGCGCCCGCAGCCTGGAACAGGTGCTGGACGGCCTGACAGGCGCCGGTCTGCGCGAGGACCGGCTGCTGGTGCGCATCGATGAACTCTGGAGTGACCTGGTGGGCGCGCAAATCAGCGGGCTGACCCGGGTCGAGGAACTGGCGGGCGGCGAGTTGCGCGTCCGCGTGAGCCACCCCGTCTGGCGCACCGAGCTGGGCGGGCTGGCGGAGGAGATCCGCGAACGGCTGCTGGAGCGGCTGGCGCGGGACGGGGTCAGCGGCGCGGAGACGGTTCTCCGCCGCCTGCGATTTGTCTAG
- the gyrB gene encoding DNA topoisomerase (ATP-hydrolyzing) subunit B → MSEEYTPQDGDYSAHNITVLKGLEAVRKRPAMYIGDISSRGLHHLVSEVVDNSVDEAMAGHCDEINVVLHVDGSVTVKDNGRGIPTDWHEAEKKSALEVVMTVLHAGGKFDKDTYKVSGGLHGVGVSVVNALSAWMVSEVHNHGQIHVQRYHRGVAQGPVELKGTTDKHGTIQRFLPDDEIFTEVEYHFDLLAQRLRELAFLNRGLTITIKDEREADKFESFCYKGGLSSFVEYLDRSRTNLHSRPVFVEGEREGVAVEIALSYNTSYQENVLSFTNNINTIEGGTHLTGFRTGLTRSINKWAADSGLYKKEKFTLTGNDLREGLTAVVSVKVAEPQFEGQTKTKLGNSEVKSVVETLVYEKLNDYFEENPRVAKAVVEKCIATHRAHDAARRARDMVRRKSALESGSLPGKLADCSLKDPQSCELYLVEGDSAGGSAKMGRDRRFQAILPLRGKILNVEKARIDKILANEEIKVMVQALGTGFSTDDFDLERLRYHKIIIMTDADVDGSHIRTLLLTFFYRYMGELIKQGYVYIAQPPLYKMGSGKTETYLQTEEDLKRVHLDNALKLVKMKVGERLVNRAEATRLLDLAHRMSLALDRFYRENRHFRLNRLFEPTLFAGDHLADWKTFCARHRGTLGATALMGEDGFPLAALTGEEETRLCGVLGVTVERLRECNIQEFHELINLVDRVFSQIGEAPLTLVVGEKEELLPSPFALYEVLMEHGGKGISVQRYKGLGEMNPDQLWTTTMDPEKRRLVRVALEDAALADETFSVLMGDEVEPRRLFIENNAKYVRNLDV, encoded by the coding sequence ATGAGCGAGGAGTATACGCCGCAAGACGGCGACTACAGCGCCCACAACATCACGGTCCTCAAGGGCCTGGAGGCCGTGCGGAAACGCCCGGCCATGTACATCGGCGACATCAGCAGCCGCGGCCTGCACCACCTGGTCAGCGAAGTGGTGGACAACTCCGTCGACGAGGCCATGGCCGGGCACTGCGACGAGATCAACGTCGTGCTGCACGTGGACGGCAGCGTCACCGTCAAGGACAACGGGCGCGGCATCCCCACCGACTGGCACGAGGCCGAGAAGAAGAGCGCGCTGGAAGTGGTGATGACCGTCCTGCACGCCGGCGGCAAGTTCGACAAGGACACGTACAAGGTGTCGGGGGGCTTGCACGGCGTGGGCGTCAGCGTGGTCAACGCGCTCAGCGCCTGGATGGTCTCCGAGGTCCACAACCATGGCCAGATCCACGTCCAGCGCTACCACCGCGGCGTGGCCCAGGGGCCCGTGGAGCTGAAGGGCACCACCGACAAGCACGGCACCATCCAGCGCTTCCTGCCCGACGACGAGATCTTCACTGAGGTGGAGTATCACTTCGACCTGCTGGCCCAGCGCCTGCGGGAGCTGGCCTTCCTCAACCGCGGCCTGACCATCACCATCAAGGACGAGCGCGAGGCCGACAAGTTCGAGTCCTTCTGCTACAAGGGCGGCTTGTCCAGCTTCGTGGAGTACCTGGACCGCAGCCGCACCAACCTGCACAGCCGGCCGGTCTTCGTGGAGGGCGAGCGTGAAGGCGTGGCGGTGGAGATCGCCCTCTCCTACAACACCAGCTACCAGGAGAACGTCCTCTCCTTCACCAACAACATCAACACCATCGAGGGTGGCACGCACCTGACGGGCTTCCGCACGGGCCTGACGCGCAGCATCAACAAGTGGGCGGCGGACAGCGGACTCTACAAAAAAGAGAAGTTCACCCTGACGGGGAACGACCTGCGCGAGGGCCTGACCGCCGTGGTGAGCGTCAAGGTGGCCGAGCCGCAGTTCGAGGGCCAGACCAAGACCAAGCTGGGCAACAGCGAGGTCAAGAGCGTGGTGGAGACCCTCGTCTACGAGAAGCTCAACGACTACTTCGAGGAAAACCCGCGGGTGGCCAAGGCCGTGGTGGAGAAGTGCATCGCCACCCACCGGGCCCACGACGCCGCCCGCCGCGCCCGCGACATGGTGCGCCGCAAGAGCGCGCTGGAGTCGGGCAGCCTGCCGGGCAAGCTGGCGGACTGCAGCCTGAAGGATCCCCAGAGCTGCGAGCTCTACCTGGTTGAGGGAGACAGCGCCGGCGGCAGCGCCAAGATGGGGCGCGACCGCCGCTTCCAGGCCATCCTGCCCCTGCGCGGCAAGATCCTCAACGTGGAAAAGGCCCGCATCGACAAGATCCTGGCCAACGAGGAAATCAAGGTGATGGTCCAGGCCCTGGGCACGGGCTTCAGCACGGACGACTTCGACCTGGAGCGGCTGCGCTACCACAAGATCATCATCATGACCGACGCCGACGTGGACGGCAGCCACATCCGCACGCTGCTGTTGACCTTCTTCTACCGCTACATGGGCGAGCTGATCAAGCAGGGCTACGTCTACATCGCCCAGCCGCCGCTGTACAAGATGGGCTCGGGCAAGACCGAGACCTACCTGCAGACCGAGGAGGACCTGAAGCGCGTCCACCTGGACAACGCGCTCAAGCTGGTGAAGATGAAGGTCGGCGAGCGGCTGGTGAACCGCGCCGAGGCCACGCGCCTGCTGGACCTGGCGCACCGCATGAGCCTGGCGCTGGACCGCTTCTACCGCGAGAACCGCCACTTCCGCCTCAACCGGCTCTTCGAGCCCACGCTGTTCGCCGGCGACCACCTGGCCGACTGGAAGACCTTCTGCGCGCGGCACCGCGGCACCCTGGGCGCCACGGCCCTGATGGGCGAGGACGGCTTCCCGCTGGCCGCGCTGACGGGCGAGGAGGAGACGCGCCTCTGCGGCGTGCTGGGCGTGACGGTGGAGCGCCTGCGCGAGTGCAACATCCAGGAGTTCCACGAGCTGATCAACCTCGTGGACCGCGTTTTCAGCCAGATCGGCGAGGCGCCCCTGACCCTGGTGGTGGGCGAGAAGGAGGAGCTGCTGCCCAGCCCCTTCGCCCTCTACGAGGTGCTGATGGAGCACGGCGGCAAGGGCATCAGCGTGCAGCGCTATAAGGGTCTGGGCGAAATGAACCCTGACCAGCTCTGGACCACCACGATGGATCCCGAGAAGCGCCGCCTGGTGCGCGTGGCCCTGGAGGACGCGGCCCTGGCCGACGAGACCTTCAGCGTGCTGATGGGAGACGAGGTGGAGCCGCGCCGCCTGTTCATCGAGAACAACGCCAAGTACGTGCGCAACCTGGACGTGTGA
- the gyrA gene encoding DNA gyrase subunit A has protein sequence MLTDGQHIINVNIEEEMKNSYLDYSMSVIVQRALPDVRDGLKPVHRRILFGMNELGCASNKPYKKSARIVGDVMGKYHPHGDSAIYDTMVRMVQDFSLRYPLIDGQGNFGSVDGDGAAAMRYTESRLDKLAEDVLEDIEKNTVDFVPNYDGSMQEPTVLPSRLPNLLINGSSGIAVGMATNFPPHNLNETAAGIKLLLDHPDATAEDLMKLVKGPDFPTAAFIYGSSGIKEAYRTGRGRVVIRARATIESSKSGKDAIIVTEIPYQVNKVRLIEKIVELVRDKKVTGISDIRDESDREGMRLVIELKRDAVAKVVLNQLYKHTQMQSTFGVIMLALVKGQPRVLTLKQVMEQYILHRLEVIVRRTRFDLDKAEARAHILEGLKIALDHIDEVIKLIRASATTEIARDGLMARFGLSELQAKAILEMRLQRLTGLERDKLVAELKALRELIFDLQQILADEARQRNIIREELDDAVARYGDKRRTEIIPDEGEFTIEDMIAEEDVVVTLSDDGFIKRQPVSAFRRQNRGGRGITGSGTKEEDHIEHLFIASTHNHMLFFTEDGHCYWLKVHEIPQAGRASKGRAIVNLLEKPKDQKIASVINVKAFDADRYIIMATENGIIKKTSLEAYSRPRKAGINAIEIREGDRLMGCKLTDGTHEILLGTDEGKAIRFSEKEVRPMGRTASGVIGIALEEGVKVVGMVVTAKQDAQILVACETGLGKRTSLEEYRATHRGGKGIITVKVTERTGRMVTMMEVSDENDLMIITERGVMIRQPVDQIRLIGRATQGVKLIRLDDGDKIASIDKVVAEREMDAMGIPMGEGDDDELNDPLLENGADDTGTDAATPRDDGEDDAPPPSLAEDSDDEE, from the coding sequence ATGCTGACCGACGGCCAACACATCATCAACGTGAACATCGAAGAGGAGATGAAGAACTCCTACCTGGACTACTCCATGTCGGTGATCGTCCAGCGGGCTCTTCCGGATGTGCGCGACGGCTTGAAGCCCGTGCACCGCCGCATCCTCTTCGGCATGAACGAACTGGGCTGCGCTTCCAACAAGCCCTACAAGAAGAGCGCGCGCATCGTGGGCGACGTGATGGGCAAGTACCATCCCCATGGCGACAGCGCCATCTACGACACCATGGTCCGCATGGTGCAGGACTTCAGCCTGCGCTATCCGCTCATCGACGGCCAGGGCAACTTCGGCAGCGTCGACGGCGACGGCGCCGCGGCCATGCGTTACACCGAGTCGCGGTTGGACAAGTTGGCCGAGGACGTGCTGGAGGACATCGAGAAGAACACGGTGGACTTCGTGCCGAACTACGACGGCAGCATGCAGGAGCCCACCGTCCTGCCCAGCCGCCTGCCCAACCTGCTGATCAACGGCAGCTCGGGCATCGCCGTGGGCATGGCCACCAACTTCCCGCCCCACAACCTGAACGAGACCGCCGCCGGCATCAAGCTCCTGCTCGACCATCCGGACGCCACGGCAGAAGACCTGATGAAGCTCGTCAAGGGGCCGGACTTCCCCACGGCGGCCTTCATCTACGGCTCCAGCGGCATCAAGGAGGCCTACCGCACCGGCCGCGGCCGCGTGGTGATCCGCGCCCGCGCCACCATCGAGTCCTCCAAGAGCGGCAAGGACGCGATCATCGTCACCGAGATCCCCTACCAGGTCAACAAGGTGCGCCTGATCGAGAAGATCGTCGAGCTGGTGCGCGACAAGAAGGTGACCGGGATCAGCGACATCCGCGACGAGTCCGACCGCGAGGGCATGCGCCTGGTGATCGAACTCAAGCGCGACGCCGTGGCCAAGGTGGTGCTGAACCAGCTCTACAAGCACACGCAGATGCAGTCCACCTTTGGCGTGATCATGCTGGCGCTGGTCAAGGGCCAGCCCCGCGTGCTGACGCTGAAGCAGGTGATGGAGCAATACATCCTCCACCGCCTGGAAGTGATCGTGCGCCGCACGCGTTTCGACCTGGACAAGGCCGAGGCCCGCGCGCACATCCTGGAAGGCCTGAAGATCGCGCTGGACCACATCGACGAAGTGATCAAGCTGATCCGCGCCAGCGCCACCACGGAGATCGCCCGGGACGGCCTGATGGCGCGCTTCGGGCTCAGTGAGCTGCAGGCCAAGGCGATCCTCGAGATGCGCCTGCAGCGCCTCACCGGGCTGGAGCGCGACAAGCTGGTGGCCGAGCTCAAGGCCCTGCGCGAGCTGATCTTCGACCTGCAGCAGATCCTGGCCGACGAGGCCCGCCAGCGCAACATCATCCGCGAGGAGCTGGACGACGCCGTGGCCCGCTACGGCGACAAGCGCCGCACCGAGATCATCCCCGACGAGGGCGAGTTCACCATCGAGGACATGATCGCCGAAGAGGACGTGGTGGTCACGCTTTCCGACGACGGCTTCATCAAGCGCCAGCCGGTCTCGGCCTTCCGGCGCCAGAACCGCGGCGGCCGCGGCATCACGGGCTCGGGCACCAAGGAAGAGGACCACATCGAGCACCTCTTCATCGCCTCGACGCACAACCACATGCTCTTCTTCACTGAGGACGGGCACTGCTACTGGCTGAAAGTCCACGAGATCCCGCAGGCCGGCCGCGCCAGCAAGGGCCGGGCCATCGTCAACCTGCTGGAGAAGCCCAAGGACCAGAAGATCGCCAGCGTGATCAACGTCAAGGCCTTCGACGCCGACCGCTACATCATCATGGCCACCGAGAACGGCATCATCAAGAAGACCAGCCTCGAGGCCTACAGCCGGCCGCGCAAGGCGGGCATCAACGCCATCGAGATCCGCGAGGGCGACCGCCTGATGGGCTGCAAGCTCACCGACGGCACCCACGAGATCCTGCTGGGCACCGACGAGGGCAAGGCCATCCGCTTCTCCGAGAAGGAAGTGCGCCCCATGGGCCGCACCGCCTCGGGTGTGATCGGCATCGCGCTGGAAGAGGGCGTCAAGGTCGTGGGCATGGTGGTGACGGCCAAGCAGGACGCGCAGATCCTGGTGGCCTGCGAAACCGGCCTGGGCAAGCGCACCAGCCTGGAAGAGTACCGCGCCACCCACCGCGGCGGCAAGGGCATCATCACGGTGAAGGTCACCGAGCGCACCGGCCGGATGGTCACCATGATGGAAGTGTCGGACGAGAACGACCTGATGATCATCACCGAGCGCGGCGTGATGATCCGCCAGCCCGTCGACCAGATCCGCCTCATCGGCCGGGCCACCCAGGGCGTCAAGCTGATCCGCCTGGACGACGGCGACAAGATCGCCAGCATCGACAAGGTGGTCGCCGAGCGCGAGATGGACGCCATGGGCATCCCCATGGGCGAAGGCGACGACGACGAGCTGAACGATCCGCTGCTGGAGAACGGCGCCGACGACACCGGCACCGACGCCGCCACCCCGCGCGATGACGGCGAGGACGACGCCCCGCCGCCCAGCCTGGCGGAAGACTCGGACGACGAGGAATAG
- a CDS encoding FRG domain-containing protein, with product MIGLLKEDKRVVGGGVQMWFRGQGKECWELKPKLLRTHTVEHEKSLINRFKQGATSLVDSPPKSEFEWLFVMQHYGLATRLLDWSENPLVGLYFAVNKPEEQEVDGVLWLLAPAEPNERSGYRSIVDGEIPAFDDEILRNYSPQALSSERGSRLLPMAAISPRNNRRMQAQFGVFTISHRSDILINQITNDGARQDHIWRYIIPATEKASILNELSIIGVNRFYLFPELESIAECVGV from the coding sequence ATGATCGGTCTCTTGAAAGAGGACAAACGGGTGGTAGGTGGCGGGGTCCAGATGTGGTTTCGCGGACAAGGCAAAGAGTGTTGGGAGCTTAAGCCAAAGTTACTTCGAACACACACCGTTGAACACGAAAAATCGTTGATTAATAGGTTCAAACAAGGAGCAACAAGCCTTGTCGACAGCCCGCCAAAAAGCGAATTCGAGTGGTTGTTTGTCATGCAACACTATGGGCTGGCGACACGATTATTGGATTGGTCGGAAAATCCACTTGTTGGACTTTATTTTGCCGTAAACAAACCGGAAGAGCAAGAAGTAGACGGCGTATTGTGGCTGTTAGCCCCGGCAGAGCCAAACGAGAGAAGTGGATATCGGTCTATAGTTGATGGAGAAATACCAGCGTTTGATGACGAAATACTTAGGAATTATAGCCCGCAGGCCCTTTCAAGCGAAAGGGGGTCTCGGCTGCTCCCAATGGCCGCAATTTCGCCTAGAAATAACAGAAGGATGCAAGCACAATTCGGGGTGTTTACAATAAGCCACAGAAGTGACATCCTAATCAACCAAATTACAAACGATGGCGCAAGACAAGATCACATATGGAGATATATAATACCAGCCACAGAAAAGGCGTCGATATTGAACGAGTTGAGCATAATAGGGGTAAATCGATTCTATTTGTTTCCAGAGCTCGAGAGTATTGCTGAATGTGTGGGGGTTTGA
- a CDS encoding DUF262 domain-containing protein: MATFKTYPMQNSAILRINAEREYINTNPEYQRGSDVWTLEKKQLLIDSILNDFDVPKLYFHAHIKAGGTEKTNFDYSIVDGRQRIETIWAFIDDRFALSDDFEYFQDEDIKAASMRYSDLAKSFPRLKIKFDSFTLPIICIETSDNELIEEMFSRLNEAVPLNGAEKRNALGGPMASAIRTIAQHRFFVHFVRFPNQRQQHSESAAKLIFLEHTKTHVGRIVDTKKPYLDDMVRAYRLGKFADHEFLVSRVQAVLDEMIKIFDQEDPLLRAQARVPIFYLVVSAAMDFGRINNVRRERLVGFYEEIRANKSAAELDLADARFDFLEYDRLSQQGTNDAASIIERVKIVVDYLGICN; encoded by the coding sequence GTGGCAACGTTCAAAACATATCCAATGCAAAACAGCGCCATCCTAAGAATCAACGCTGAAAGAGAATACATAAATACCAATCCAGAATACCAGAGGGGTAGCGATGTTTGGACACTTGAAAAGAAGCAGCTACTAATTGACTCGATTTTAAATGATTTCGATGTGCCTAAGCTTTATTTCCACGCACACATAAAAGCCGGAGGTACGGAGAAAACGAACTTTGATTACTCAATTGTTGACGGTAGACAACGAATAGAAACTATATGGGCGTTTATCGACGATAGGTTTGCACTATCTGATGACTTTGAATATTTCCAGGACGAGGATATAAAAGCGGCGTCTATGAGGTACTCTGATCTGGCAAAGAGTTTTCCGCGACTAAAAATCAAATTCGATTCCTTTACGCTGCCAATAATCTGCATTGAAACAAGCGACAATGAATTGATAGAGGAGATGTTTTCGAGGCTAAACGAAGCGGTGCCGCTAAATGGCGCAGAGAAGCGAAATGCGCTTGGAGGGCCGATGGCTTCTGCCATTAGGACAATTGCGCAGCACAGATTTTTTGTTCATTTTGTTAGATTTCCAAACCAAAGACAACAACACAGCGAGAGCGCGGCAAAACTAATATTTTTGGAACACACCAAAACGCATGTTGGTCGAATTGTGGACACAAAAAAGCCATATTTGGATGATATGGTTAGAGCATATAGGCTTGGAAAGTTCGCAGACCATGAATTTTTAGTGAGCCGCGTTCAGGCGGTATTGGATGAGATGATAAAGATATTTGACCAAGAAGACCCTTTGCTAAGAGCTCAAGCGAGAGTACCGATATTTTACCTGGTGGTTTCCGCAGCGATGGATTTTGGCCGAATAAATAATGTTCGTCGAGAGAGGCTTGTTGGATTCTACGAGGAAATAAGGGCAAACAAGAGCGCCGCAGAATTAGATCTTGCCGACGCGCGATTTGATTTCCTGGAATATGATCGCCTATCTCAGCAAGGAACAAACGACGCAGCATCAATCATAGAAAGAGTCAAGATTGTAGTAGATTACTTGGGTATTTGCAATTAG
- a CDS encoding PIN domain-containing protein codes for MHRVVLDTNVIVSGLRSRGSASHEVLRRVADGSFALVLSVPLAIEYESVLKRDTGGLGFRAQDVDVVVDYLCSVAEHRSIWFLWRPILPDPKDDMLLELAVEAGCDTIITFNTRHFGLTARFGVRTVTPREFLTALRSST; via the coding sequence ATGCACCGAGTCGTCCTCGACACCAACGTGATCGTTTCCGGGTTGCGCTCGCGCGGCAGCGCCTCGCATGAAGTGTTGCGCCGTGTGGCAGACGGTTCGTTCGCGCTGGTCTTGTCCGTGCCGCTGGCCATCGAGTACGAGTCCGTGCTGAAGCGCGACACGGGCGGCTTGGGCTTTCGCGCCCAGGATGTGGATGTCGTGGTGGATTACTTGTGCTCCGTGGCGGAGCATCGCAGCATCTGGTTCCTCTGGCGGCCCATCTTGCCGGACCCCAAGGATGACATGCTGCTGGAGCTGGCCGTGGAGGCGGGTTGCGACACCATCATCACGTTCAACACCCGGCATTTCGGCTTGACCGCGCGGTTCGGCGTCCGCACCGTGACACCCCGGGAATTCCTGACAGCCTTGAGGAGCTCCACATGA
- a CDS encoding toxin-antitoxin system HicB family antitoxin, whose product MSTISLRLSDSLHEQVKLMAARDKVSINQFVATALAEKLSALLTEEYLGARAARGNRAAYDEVLGRVAEAPPPPGDAWPPDPAGKG is encoded by the coding sequence ATGAGTACCATCAGCCTGCGTCTCTCCGACAGCCTGCACGAACAGGTGAAGCTCATGGCCGCGCGGGACAAGGTGTCCATCAATCAGTTCGTGGCCACGGCGCTGGCCGAAAAGCTCTCTGCCCTGCTCACCGAGGAGTATCTGGGCGCCCGCGCCGCCCGCGGCAATCGTGCCGCCTATGATGAGGTGCTGGGCCGCGTGGCCGAGGCTCCGCCTCCCCCGGGCGACGCCTGGCCTCCGGATCCGGCGGGCAAGGGCTGA
- a CDS encoding ribbon-helix-helix domain-containing protein: protein MKRATIYLDPDLHQALKVKSAYTRQPVSLLVNEAVRSFLSEDAEDLAAFEERASEPVLSYEDLLKDLQAHGKL, encoded by the coding sequence ATGAAGCGCGCAACCATCTACCTCGATCCCGACCTGCATCAGGCGCTGAAGGTCAAATCCGCCTACACGCGGCAGCCCGTTTCCCTGCTGGTCAATGAGGCCGTCCGCTCCTTTTTGTCCGAGGACGCCGAGGACCTGGCAGCCTTTGAAGAGCGCGCCAGCGAGCCCGTGTTGAGCTACGAGGATCTGCTCAAGGACTTGCAGGCCCATGGCAAGTTATGA
- a CDS encoding type II toxin-antitoxin system RelE/ParE family toxin has protein sequence MASYELVVRESVAKDLRALPKVDVERVLHRINALREDPRPVGCEKLSGLERYRIRQGSYRIIYEIEDRILVVCVVKVGHRRDVYRPAR, from the coding sequence ATGGCAAGTTATGAGCTGGTGGTGCGCGAATCGGTCGCCAAGGACTTGCGCGCACTGCCCAAAGTCGACGTGGAGCGCGTCCTCCATCGCATCAACGCACTGCGAGAAGATCCTCGGCCCGTGGGCTGCGAGAAGCTCTCCGGCCTGGAGCGCTACCGCATCCGCCAGGGTTCCTACCGGATCATCTACGAGATCGAGGACAGGATTCTGGTGGTGTGCGTTGTCAAGGTGGGCCATCGGCGCGACGTGTATCGCCCGGCGCGTTGA
- a CDS encoding CopG family transcriptional regulator: protein MKAKTLDRKFDRGENVAPALDLTRARRPGQELRRVNVDFPVWMIESLDQEARRVGVTRQSIIKVWIAQMLERTPQPLPSGSGGQASPGGGGASATRPSTSS, encoded by the coding sequence ATGAAGGCGAAAACGCTTGACAGGAAATTCGATCGGGGTGAAAACGTAGCTCCGGCCCTGGACCTGACGCGCGCCCGGCGCCCGGGGCAGGAATTGCGCCGGGTGAACGTGGACTTCCCGGTCTGGATGATCGAATCCCTGGACCAGGAGGCGCGCCGCGTGGGTGTCACGCGCCAATCGATCATCAAAGTGTGGATCGCCCAAATGCTGGAGCGCACTCCTCAGCCCTTGCCCAGCGGATCCGGCGGCCAGGCGTCGCCCGGGGGAGGCGGAGCCTCGGCCACGCGGCCCAGCACCTCGTCATAG
- a CDS encoding RNA polymerase sigma factor, whose amino-acid sequence MPENSEPRAPSTVQLAGRVYRYLRSLVGDADAARDLTQDLLLKLHDQPGAGLALVFTVARNLGLSHLRHRTVRQRVVMALGENQDLAETALAPEAEWPDRRLEAKDLRADLRAALAGLSEEQRTVFHLTEIEGLRYLEVAAVLGISVGTVASRKHHAVRRLQIELRRRGHGA is encoded by the coding sequence TTGCCAGAGAATTCCGAGCCCCGCGCGCCGAGCACGGTCCAGCTTGCCGGACGGGTCTATCGCTACCTGCGCTCGTTGGTGGGGGACGCCGACGCGGCACGCGACCTGACCCAGGACCTCCTGCTCAAGCTGCACGACCAGCCCGGCGCGGGCCTGGCGCTGGTGTTCACCGTCGCGCGGAACCTTGGCTTGTCCCACTTGCGGCACCGGACTGTCCGGCAACGCGTGGTGATGGCGCTGGGCGAGAATCAGGATCTGGCTGAAACAGCGTTGGCGCCGGAGGCAGAGTGGCCGGATCGGCGACTGGAGGCGAAGGACCTGCGGGCGGACCTGCGCGCGGCGCTGGCCGGCTTGTCGGAGGAACAGCGCACGGTCTTCCACCTGACGGAAATCGAAGGGTTGCGCTACCTGGAGGTGGCCGCTGTGCTGGGAATCAGCGTCGGCACCGTGGCCTCGCGCAAGCACCACGCCGTCCGGCGGCTGCAAATCGAACTGAGGAGACGCGGTCATGGCGCGTGA
- a CDS encoding rubrerythrin family protein encodes MSDTTHDLKEAFGGESQANQKYRAFARQADKDGFPNVARLFRTTAEAERIHAEGHLASLGGIQGTAENLQVAIDGETFEFESMYPPMLERALAAGHKAARMFKFAVEAEAVHARLYQAALEAVRQGRDLEASEFYLCPVCGHIEFGKPDASCPICGAKAAAYVQV; translated from the coding sequence ATGAGCGACACCACCCACGACCTGAAGGAGGCCTTCGGCGGCGAGAGCCAGGCCAACCAGAAGTACCGGGCCTTCGCCCGGCAGGCGGACAAGGACGGTTTCCCCAACGTGGCCCGGCTGTTCCGCACCACGGCGGAGGCGGAGCGCATCCACGCGGAAGGCCACCTGGCCTCCCTGGGCGGCATCCAGGGCACGGCGGAAAACCTGCAGGTCGCCATCGACGGCGAGACCTTTGAGTTCGAGAGCATGTATCCGCCCATGCTGGAGCGCGCGTTGGCGGCTGGCCACAAGGCCGCGCGGATGTTCAAGTTCGCCGTGGAGGCGGAGGCCGTGCACGCCCGGCTCTACCAGGCGGCGCTGGAGGCCGTGCGCCAGGGCCGGGACCTGGAGGCCAGCGAGTTCTATCTCTGCCCGGTCTGCGGCCACATCGAGTTCGGCAAGCCCGACGCCTCCTGTCCGATCTGCGGCGCCAAGGCCGCGGCCTACGTCCAGGTCTAG